One Bos taurus isolate L1 Dominette 01449 registration number 42190680 breed Hereford chromosome 3, ARS-UCD2.0, whole genome shotgun sequence DNA window includes the following coding sequences:
- the LOC132344866 gene encoding uncharacterized protein, whose protein sequence is MEARTPRPGTEYNTQTRNLPGAHTRKTCVGVRVCGLCALRGSARCLLKALHKVPRPPGAFPPACGLRCVGRGWRGGGVEGREGGNQGERGKGKTRGSLQEREASGTHRGARSLGAGLEPSRRRGAAAEPSLVRLGRRPQQRNPGRRWAGGGSYRRAISEARAKRESWGCGPERRGPAAAPRGPGCAGLVAERTPRTQNPAPARQSPPLNYLRLWPRRRGGAASCTSPPLGALAERGNSFPLTSSSEMQKISDFDRTTS, encoded by the exons ATGGAAGCACGGACCCCGCGCCCAGGCACTGAGTACAACACACAGACTCGTAACCTGCCCGGGGCGCACACCAGGAAGAcgtgtgtgggtgtgagagtgTGCGGGCTGTGTGCGCTCAGAGGTTCTGCGCGCTGCCTCCTCAAGGCGCTTCACAAAGTTCCTCGCCCACCCGGAGCCTTCCCTCCCGCCTGTGGACTGCGCTGtgtggggcgggggtggcggggagggggagtcgaggggagggaaggaggaaaccAGGGGGAGAGGGGCAAAGGGAAGACGCGCGGGTCGCTGCAGGAGCGGGAAGCCAGCGGCACTCACCGTGGGGCCCGTTCGCTAGGCGCCGGGCTGGAGCCCAGCCGACGGCGCGGGGCGGCGGCCGAGCCCAGCCTGGTGCGCCTCGGGCGGCGGCCGCAGCAGCGGAACCCCGGGCGGCGCTGGGCGGGCGGCGGCTCTTACCGCCGAGCCATCTCCGAGGCGCGGGCGAAGCGGGAGAGCTGGGGGTGTGGACCCGAGCGCCGCGGCCCGGCCGCCGCACCCCGAGGTCCCGGTTGCGCCGGGCTCGTGGCCGAGAGGACCCCACGGACGCAGAACCCCGCGCCCGCCCGCCAGTCCCCGCCGCTTAATTACCTTCGCCTCTGGCCCCGGAGGAGGGGGGGGGCAGCCTCCTGCACGTCGCCCCCTCTCGGAGCCCTAGCCGAGAGGGGGAATTCCTTCCCGTTGACGTCCTCTTCCGAAATGCAAAAGATCAGTGACTTTGACAG GACGACTTCCTGA